The genomic region TATCGCTCGAGCCAAGACGATGAATAGGAACAGATCTTTGGTAATGTCCTCGCACTCTATCCGGTCGAAACCTTCACCAAAGAAAAAGATTTGGCTTGATGGCTGTGATTTTGAACATTGGCTTGTTGTCGTTAAAAAACCTGAAGGTTCACCTACTCGAGATGAAATTATTGATTCGTTTATCAATACTTTAGCAAAAGTTGTTGGAAGGTAGTATTATTTTCGGGTTTAATTATATTTGGTTCAGTAATTAtgacattaatttttttttttttttttttttttttttttttttttttttttatgtattgtACGTTTCATTTAATTTTATGTGAGTAAGAAATCTGTTAATTAGTGTAAAGCTGAAATTTTGGAATGTGATTATTGTTGAATAATACTTTCTTCGGTCTGAAGATGATTTTATGCAGTATATTAAAGGTCAGCTTATTTTTAAGCTTCCAAAAGACTAAGTTTTGTGATTTTATTAATTAGTTATGATGAAGCAACGATGAAAATCTATTCAGTTTTGACTAGAGGTCGTTATTATGGTTTTGGAGCAAGTGTGTCTTCAGATGACTCTCTCAAGCTACGAGGTAATTAGCTAcagatatttttctttcgaatttgGTTGTTTGAAATTTAGATAATCATATCTTGTTTTTCTCTATTGCTTTTTGTTAGGGATACCTGGTGTTCTTCGGGTGCTACCTGATTCATATATGGACGTAGAGAACAAAGACTATGGAGGTACCACTtgctgtttatttttttttattagctCTTTTTGTGATGTTTTGTGTGAAGTGTACAGTTACAAGTAGGGTTGCAAACGAGCCGagccgagccgagctcgagctcggctcgtttggaATTCACAGAGCTCAAGCTCGGCTCGGTTCGAGCCTAATATCTTAAGTTGGAGCTCGTCTCGTTTGATCGTTTGATATTATagaagctcgagctcggctcgaatTCAACTAGTTTATTACGTAATGTTTTTTATTAAtagtttttttatttaattatattacatatatgtttttgtatattttttataagatttaatattagtattttaactatataaaaattataacaattattatgaATTTATCTTATACATTATATACTATATTTTATTACTATAAAAATAGTAattttgtgtgtatatataaaaaactcgtttaggctcgcgagccaGCTCGAGATATGAAACTCGAGCTCGCACTAGTTTACTGATCGAGCTTCAAAATATGTTCAAGCTCgggctcgagctcgagctcgtttaggctcaGCTCGAATCGAGTTTTTAACTAGTCGAGTTCGGGTAGCTCGAGAGTAGTTTGGCTCATTTATACCGCTAGTTAGAAGCTACAGAGTATTAATTAAATTCCTTTTTTTTAAGTGAATATATACTAGTGATTGTATGTTGCTTCTTATCTTAGTGGTATCATAATTAAATAAAAAGACTTTTTTTTTTGTGTTTCATGTGGCAGGGGAACCATTTATTAATGGGAAGGCTGCTCCTTATCATCCTAAGTACCATAAGCCAAGAAGATAAATACGAACTGATTTGAAGGAATACAACTGCTCAAGCCCCATGTCTGTTACCAAATGGACCAGCCATGAGTTAGCTCAGTTTTATAATAGCTGGTTTAGGCGGTTTATGCTTGTTAATAAAAAATGCTTCCGGTGACAATAgcttaatgatttaaattaaaataGATATATAGATACAAGTATGCTACAATGTTTTTGTCCACCAATTGTGATTAACTGCACTTGTGATGGACTTTTAAACTGAATATTGTAGAATGTATCCTGGTACACATTAGTTATCCAAATTTGACAGGTATATTTTCAGGTAATTGTTTGACGGAAAGCTTTTTGGGTAATTGCACGACTACCAAGATAAACTCGGTGGCTACATAAAATTTGGGAGAATATTGTATATACCCTTGTTAACCTACAAAATAACATACATACTCAACTAATATCATCAATACTCTTATTGAGAGTTATAAGGTAAGTTCTTTTATGGTCTTACTTATATGCATATAAAACAAACATGTTGGTAAAAAAAATAGGGATAAAACCGTAAGTAAACAAAAAGTACACTTTATAACAGTAACTTTTCAAAAACTATGTGTATTTTGAcacatctcaattaatatatatatcagtgttgtaaaaaacccgattactccccGGTTACTCATTTTTAAGGGCAATTTGTTCCGATTTTTCAAAATCCGTTTATTTTATCGGTCAACGTCGATTTATGGATCAAAActcaatttggtaatcaaagtcggtcgaagtcaacattggtcaacaaTTTTACATGAATTTGATCTAGAATTTTAGAGTATTTGACCAAAATGAAAATTTTTAGACAATTTGTTAAAGTCTATGTTTATCTTTAcaattttcttctatatttacacatataatttttgaaatttaatatttaaatgtataaagtacaatccgattaattcaCGATTAAACTCGAATTGCCGATTACTCCTTCCGAAGTTCCAGCAGATTAattcccgaatagcgaattttgcaaccttgttgTCTGGAGTACAAGTTAAGATGGTAGTTTCCTATTTTATGATAACAAACCCCATGATGATTGTATGATGAACACAAGGCAAAAGACGAAGAGACACTACATAGGAGTAATGCAATGACCATGGGGAAAGGCTGCCGAAATACGTTTGAGACTGCAGAGGCAGCAGCCATATATTGCCTATATATGATGAAGCTGCTCTCTAAGATTCAAAGGTAGTAAAGCAAAACTCAAATTCCTTGAAAGGGTCTAACCAGTTAAGTATGAGTTAGGTTATTTTTAAAACCCGTCAACATCATCAACAACCCCCTAACTCACAATATATTGTGGGTGCAAATGAAATTAGTTATAATCTGAAATATTTTGCAATCTTCTTCGTCATCGTGTAGATAGATATATGCAAGGAAGTTATCTGGCTCTAGATCTATGCAATATTGGCAAGACTATTACACAAAAATTAAGGAATTTCATGGTATTGCGTACAATTAAGATGTAGTTTTCTTATAATCTTACCTACCACTTCCAAATATTCATCTtgtgttttttttttctctctACAACTACCATGTTGATCACTTCAAACAaagtcattagtaaatataaagcaAACAATTAACTTTAGCAAACATATAGCGAACAATCAACTTTAGCAAATATATACATCAGTCTACCTTGTATTAAAGATCGACATGAAACAAATAACATCctatttttgttaaaaaaaaaattggtaTATCTGGGTTTCCGACTCGCTTTTTGAGCCGATTAATCTCAGGGCGACTACCCACTTTGCAGGGGCCCCTGAGTCATCGCGGGTGAACTTGCGTGGCTACGAAGGGGATTAAATTTTTTTAGCTTCGTACATGGATTTGAACACCTGACCTCACCATCCCATGGTTAGTAACAACCCTTTTTTGCATAAAATGCACAGGTATTGACTCTAAATATTTCTTGCATGAATTGATCATATAAAAAACTAAGTAGAAGTTAAAGCATTGCATTTTATTTTGTTTTTGGTTTGAGTCTATTAACATTATACATGGCAAATGAGACCCTAAGTCTTAAAAGGAATCCATTGGATCCATTGTTTACCTATTGAATCAGTAGAAAAAAAAGGTCCCATTAAAACCTTTACAAAGCTGGTCCAATAGGTCCGTTGAGTGGGTCGAGTGGGTACAGTAGGTAAAACCAAAAATTTAAAACTCAAGCCAGAAAAAAGTAAATTATCATGTAAATAATTCTCTTTGGTTCAACAAAATTTCACTTTGAGGACTGGAAAGTATATTCTTTGCTGGGGTGATTGTAAAAAGATATATTATTTTGTTGATTGGAAAAACTGTGTCTCGACCCAACAAGACCTGACCCAACATCATTCACTCATGACCCAATACACCTTAATAGTTAAATTGTATTCTATAAAACTCTAATCTACATCAGTCATTCATTATGCAACTCTTCACTAATTAACATGATACAAAATATAGATCAAATCGATCATATTGATTGATATCCACATCACATAAAAATATGTTTCAGTAAGGGCTGTTAAGCTTCGGTGAAAACAGTCTAATCAATAAGTAGaaagcacaaaaaaaaaaaaaaaaaaaaaaaaaaaaaaaaaaaaaaaaccaaaaccaaaaccatatTAACTAGTATAGAATGCTGGATACTGCAACAGCAACTATAAAACTAGAAttatactaaaattattaaaaataaataataaatggaGATGGTAGCTTCTATAGGGAACACCAAGTTAGTTTGAAGTTACCACAATAGTAGTCGAGAGAAGCTATTCCGTAAGGTGAACTTATCCATATACTTGTTAGTGTTATCCATTTTCCATCAACACGATTTTGTATTTCCACATTTTTTAGGCCTAGCCCGTACCCCTTTCTGAATCTGAGTCCCATCATCTCCCTTGCAATTAGCTTCAAAGGTCCCCTGATTCCTGGATGAGTCATCGTTAAGTAATTGGGACGCATAATACAAAAAAGTTCCTCGAGAAATAGTCGTGGGCTCTCCCATAAGCCTTTATGTGAATCAGTTTCAAACGTTAGTCGTTCAACATTCATAGCCGGAATTTGGATCTGTCTTATCATATCCTCTATTTCATAGTTGAACGGCACTATAAAAACAGAATTACAAgcaattattttaattttaaacttgtttgaTAATTTGAGGAATTCCCTTGTCTTAAGAAAGAACGATTGATCTATTCGATTGAATAACTCCAATGTTAGCTCAATTTGGCCGGAAGCGGTAGATGGAAACAAGAGACCAGGCATTGAATTGCCTTTGTAATGGATCGTATCTAATTTTGGGGCATAAGCTTTTATGTCGATTTTCATGGCATAATGCAACGGATATATGTTCAGTCTCTTCAAAGAAATGGATGTAATATCCAACACATTCGGATTGCAAGAGCTAATGTTAAGGCTCAAACTGTCAAGAAAAGGGAACTTTGATATAATGTTGGAATATACATCATCCATGATTTCAACATTTAAGACTAATTCTCTCACACTTTCTAACGAATCCGATAGAAGGTTATTCCTATTGGGCAATAACGTGAGCTTAAATATGTGAAGACATGGGACATCATAAATTTCTGGAGTAGAATCTCGTTTTCCTCGGGTAATTTCTAGTTCACGAAGATAATGGAGGTTTTTTACCTTGATTCTGCTCAACCCTTGACATTTTGAAAGGTTAATCTTTTCAAGTAAGATACAAGTAGACAATAATTCAACAACTGTCTCATCACTTAACGTCACATCGATCAACTCTAATACTCGTAAGTTGACACACTTTATAACCAGATTGTTTCTCATAAAAAGGGAATGCCAAAATAAGAAATGGGGGTCAGCTTTTACACTAACAGTATCTAAGTTTTCACCCAAGAATAGCTCATCTGGCAAGGTAATAGATTCGAGAACAGATATTGTGAGGTAAAGCTCTTTTAGACTGCTTCTAGAAGCTACTGCATGAATCCATTTATTAACAAAAGGAAGTGATTCCTGGTTTATGATTCGGAAGTGAAGATCAAAACTCGTGATTGGTATGTTGTTCACGCGATACCTTTGTAAAGTGTGGTTGATCAAATCGATGTACGTTTTTAGTTGTTGTTTGCTTAAAAGCTTTTTTGGTGGATGAAACCTAAGGGTAGTAGTGGTAGACCAAGCGTGTAGCCATGACTTTAACATCACACACATACGAGCAGCTTCTTTAACGGGCAACAACGTCTGAATACGGTGGATCAAATCCACCGGAATATCTTCTAACTGTGGTCCGTGGATTCTCTCCACTTCCTTCATCTGctgaagaaaaataaaaaaattcagtaGCTAATTCAAAGCAGCAGATTTCTTGTTAagcaaaaacataaataaaagcgaTATCTAAGACTTATTCCTAATAAAAATAGTCACCCTAGAATCAAATACAAATTGATGTTAAAAAATTAGTTGTTTCAGCAGCGAAACTAAC from Rutidosis leptorrhynchoides isolate AG116_Rl617_1_P2 chromosome 9, CSIRO_AGI_Rlap_v1, whole genome shotgun sequence harbors:
- the LOC139867940 gene encoding F-box/LRR-repeat protein At3g03360-like, coding for MAAASAVSNMKEVERIHGPQLEDIPVDLIHRIQTLLPVKEAARMCVMLKSWLHAWSTTTTLRFHPPKKLLSKQQLKTYIDLINHTLQRYRVNNIPITSFDLHFRIINQESLPFVNKWIHAVASRSSLKELYLTISVLESITLPDELFLGENLDTVSVKADPHFLFWHSLFMRNNLVIKCVNLRVLELIDVTLSDETVVELLSTCILLEKINLSKCQGLSRIKVKNLHYLRELEITRGKRDSTPEIYDVPCLHIFKLTLLPNRNNLLSDSLESVRELVLNVEIMDDVYSNIISKFPFLDSLSLNISSCNPNVLDITSISLKRLNIYPLHYAMKIDIKAYAPKLDTIHYKGNSMPGLLFPSTASGQIELTLELFNRIDQSFFLKTREFLKLSNKFKIKIIACNSVFIVPFNYEIEDMIRQIQIPAMNVERLTFETDSHKGLWESPRLFLEELFCIMRPNYLTMTHPGIRGPLKLIAREMMGLRFRKGYGLGLKNVEIQNRVDGKWITLTSIWISSPYGIASLDYYCVAVATVFTEA